A portion of the Tachysurus fulvidraco isolate hzauxx_2018 chromosome 8, HZAU_PFXX_2.0, whole genome shotgun sequence genome contains these proteins:
- the muc13b gene encoding mucin-13b isoform X9, which yields MALIKQLLSLYLLFLLVGGNVVLTITATSAPITNVTATSAPITTVTATSAPITNVTEQNTSASTIPVTGETTSTPTTPVTETATSTPTTHVTEQDTSASTIPVTEQDTSASTIPVTEEATSAPITPATGETTSAPSTLAPGETTSAPSTPAPGGTTPAPTTLAPGPCASNSCPFGSTCQELLHNYTCVCQPGLFYNEVQKVCYLAKTFPTELKLAESFQQGMEDQNSLIFKQTADEILNALQDAFKDIDYLGSTVLSLKKGSVIADVENFFSPTSEVTADTVKKHLSEAIKKPGVLLGANVMYDNICNKGYCHDESTNCDPGSGLASCTCRDGYIKITQTNQACAACPSGQKAVNQEECKLCAFGFSGFNCEDPYLLILVVVACVLGTLFLATLTGAIVLYTRSKKMTKSPEKIPANGNLEFTKPAGIPRIPRVNPNSGWQPTNLEMTDSGSRHALVTKDRTETTAMWNYDYPEDTRSYKTQTPSRTGYAATGAYDGSRVTRNPYYDAYDDKIRRY from the exons CCACATCTGCTCCCATTACAACTGTAACAG CCACATCTGCTCCCATTACAAATGTAACAG AACAAAACACATCTGCTTCCACTATACCTGTAACAG GTGAAACCACATCTACTCCCACTACACCTGTAACAG AGACAGCCACATCTACTCCCACTACACATGTAACAG AACAAGACACATCTGCTTCCACTATACCTGTAACAG AGCAAGACACATCTGCTTCCACTATACCTGTAACAG AGGAAGCCACATCTGCTCCCATTACACCTGCAACAG GTGAAACCACATCTGCTCCTTCTACACTTGCACCAG GTGAAACCACATCTGCTccttctacacctgcaccag GTGGAACCACACCTGCTCCCACTACACTTGCACCAG GTCCATGTGCCTCTAACTCTTGTCCATTTGGCAGCACTTGTCAAGAACTCCTGCATAAttacacatgtgtgtgtcaACCGGGACTGTTCTACAATGAAGTGCAGAAAGTTTGTTATCTAG CAAAGACTTTCCCAACCGAGTTAAAATTGGCAGAGAGCTTTCAGCAAGGAATGGAAGACCAgaactcattaatattcaaacaAACAGCAGATGAAATTCTTAATGCG cttCAGGATGCTTTCAAGGATATTGATTATCTTGGATCCACAGTGTTGAGTCTAAA AAAAGGCAGTGTGATAGCAGATGTAGAGAATTTCTTCAGCCCCACATCAGAGGTTACTGCAGACACTGTAAAGAAACACTTAAGTGAAGCAATTAAGAAGCCTGGGGTTTTATTAGGCGCTAATGTCATGT ATGACAACATATGCAATAAAGGATACTGTCATGATGAAAGCACAAACTGTGATCCCGGCAGTGGTCTAGCTTCATGCACATGCAGGGATGGATATATCAAGATAACGCAAACAAACCAGGCATGTGCCG CCTGTCCAAGTGGTCAGAAAGCAGTGAATCAGGAAGAATGTAAATT atgtGCTTTTGGATTTTCTGGTTTCAACTGTGAAGATC CATATCTCTTAATCCTGGTTGTGGTCGCCTGTGTTTTGGGTACACTATTTCTTGCCACTCTCACAGGTGCTATTGTCTTGTACACGAG GTCAAAGAAAATGACCAAATCTCCAGAAAAAATACCCGCAAATGGCAATCTGGAGTTCACTAAACCTGCAGGAATTCCCAGGATCCCACGGGTTAACCCTAATTCTGGTTGGCAACCAACCAATCTGGAGATGACAGACAGTGGAAGTAGACATGCCCTGGTGACAAAAGATCGCACAGAGACCACAGCG ATGTGGAACTATGACTACCCTGAAGACACAAGGAGCTATAAGACCCAGACACCTTCTAGAACAGGATATGCAGCCACAGGAGCTTATGATGGCTCCAGGGTCACAAGAAACCCTTACTATGATGCATATGATGACAAAATACGCAGATACTAA
- the muc13b gene encoding mucin-13b isoform X47, with protein sequence MALIKQLLSLYLLFLLVGGNVVLTITATSAPITNVTATSAPITTVTATSAPITNVTEQNTSASTIPVTEQDTSASTIPVTEEATSAPITPATGETTSAPSTLAPGETTSAPSTPAPGGTTPAPTTLAPGPCASNSCPFGSTCQELLHNYTCVCQPGLFYNEVQKVCYLAKTFPTELKLAESFQQGMEDQNSLIFKQTADEILNALQDAFKDIDYLGSTVLSLKKGSVIADVENFFSPTSEVTADTVKKHLSEAIKKPGVLLGANVMYDNICNKGYCHDESTNCDPGSGLASCTCRDGYIKITQTNQACAACPSGQKAVNQEECKLCAFGFSGFNCEDPYLLILVVVACVLGTLFLATLTGAIVLYTRSKKMTKSPEKIPANGNLEFTKPAGIPRIPRVNPNSGWQPTNLEMTDSGSRHALVTKDRTETTAMWNYDYPEDTRSYKTQTPSRTGYAATGAYDGSRVTRNPYYDAYDDKIRRY encoded by the exons CCACATCTGCTCCCATTACAACTGTAACAG CCACATCTGCTCCCATTACAAATGTAACAG AACAAAACACATCTGCTTCCACTATACCTGTAACAG AGCAAGACACATCTGCTTCCACTATACCTGTAACAG AGGAAGCCACATCTGCTCCCATTACACCTGCAACAG GTGAAACCACATCTGCTCCTTCTACACTTGCACCAG GTGAAACCACATCTGCTccttctacacctgcaccag GTGGAACCACACCTGCTCCCACTACACTTGCACCAG GTCCATGTGCCTCTAACTCTTGTCCATTTGGCAGCACTTGTCAAGAACTCCTGCATAAttacacatgtgtgtgtcaACCGGGACTGTTCTACAATGAAGTGCAGAAAGTTTGTTATCTAG CAAAGACTTTCCCAACCGAGTTAAAATTGGCAGAGAGCTTTCAGCAAGGAATGGAAGACCAgaactcattaatattcaaacaAACAGCAGATGAAATTCTTAATGCG cttCAGGATGCTTTCAAGGATATTGATTATCTTGGATCCACAGTGTTGAGTCTAAA AAAAGGCAGTGTGATAGCAGATGTAGAGAATTTCTTCAGCCCCACATCAGAGGTTACTGCAGACACTGTAAAGAAACACTTAAGTGAAGCAATTAAGAAGCCTGGGGTTTTATTAGGCGCTAATGTCATGT ATGACAACATATGCAATAAAGGATACTGTCATGATGAAAGCACAAACTGTGATCCCGGCAGTGGTCTAGCTTCATGCACATGCAGGGATGGATATATCAAGATAACGCAAACAAACCAGGCATGTGCCG CCTGTCCAAGTGGTCAGAAAGCAGTGAATCAGGAAGAATGTAAATT atgtGCTTTTGGATTTTCTGGTTTCAACTGTGAAGATC CATATCTCTTAATCCTGGTTGTGGTCGCCTGTGTTTTGGGTACACTATTTCTTGCCACTCTCACAGGTGCTATTGTCTTGTACACGAG GTCAAAGAAAATGACCAAATCTCCAGAAAAAATACCCGCAAATGGCAATCTGGAGTTCACTAAACCTGCAGGAATTCCCAGGATCCCACGGGTTAACCCTAATTCTGGTTGGCAACCAACCAATCTGGAGATGACAGACAGTGGAAGTAGACATGCCCTGGTGACAAAAGATCGCACAGAGACCACAGCG ATGTGGAACTATGACTACCCTGAAGACACAAGGAGCTATAAGACCCAGACACCTTCTAGAACAGGATATGCAGCCACAGGAGCTTATGATGGCTCCAGGGTCACAAGAAACCCTTACTATGATGCATATGATGACAAAATACGCAGATACTAA
- the muc13b gene encoding mucin-13b isoform X35: MALIKQLLSLYLLFLLVGGNVVLTITATSAPITNVTATSAPITTVTGETTSTPTTPVTETATSTPTTHVTEQDTSASTIPVTEQDTSASTIPVTEEATSAPITPATGETTSAPSTLAPGETTSAPSTPAPGGTTPAPTTLAPGPCASNSCPFGSTCQELLHNYTCVCQPGLFYNEVQKVCYLAKTFPTELKLAESFQQGMEDQNSLIFKQTADEILNALQDAFKDIDYLGSTVLSLKKGSVIADVENFFSPTSEVTADTVKKHLSEAIKKPGVLLGANVMYDNICNKGYCHDESTNCDPGSGLASCTCRDGYIKITQTNQACAACPSGQKAVNQEECKLCAFGFSGFNCEDPYLLILVVVACVLGTLFLATLTGAIVLYTRSKKMTKSPEKIPANGNLEFTKPAGIPRIPRVNPNSGWQPTNLEMTDSGSRHALVTKDRTETTAMWNYDYPEDTRSYKTQTPSRTGYAATGAYDGSRVTRNPYYDAYDDKIRRY, translated from the exons CCACATCTGCTCCCATTACAACTGTAACAG GTGAAACCACATCTACTCCCACTACACCTGTAACAG AGACAGCCACATCTACTCCCACTACACATGTAACAG AACAAGACACATCTGCTTCCACTATACCTGTAACAG AGCAAGACACATCTGCTTCCACTATACCTGTAACAG AGGAAGCCACATCTGCTCCCATTACACCTGCAACAG GTGAAACCACATCTGCTCCTTCTACACTTGCACCAG GTGAAACCACATCTGCTccttctacacctgcaccag GTGGAACCACACCTGCTCCCACTACACTTGCACCAG GTCCATGTGCCTCTAACTCTTGTCCATTTGGCAGCACTTGTCAAGAACTCCTGCATAAttacacatgtgtgtgtcaACCGGGACTGTTCTACAATGAAGTGCAGAAAGTTTGTTATCTAG CAAAGACTTTCCCAACCGAGTTAAAATTGGCAGAGAGCTTTCAGCAAGGAATGGAAGACCAgaactcattaatattcaaacaAACAGCAGATGAAATTCTTAATGCG cttCAGGATGCTTTCAAGGATATTGATTATCTTGGATCCACAGTGTTGAGTCTAAA AAAAGGCAGTGTGATAGCAGATGTAGAGAATTTCTTCAGCCCCACATCAGAGGTTACTGCAGACACTGTAAAGAAACACTTAAGTGAAGCAATTAAGAAGCCTGGGGTTTTATTAGGCGCTAATGTCATGT ATGACAACATATGCAATAAAGGATACTGTCATGATGAAAGCACAAACTGTGATCCCGGCAGTGGTCTAGCTTCATGCACATGCAGGGATGGATATATCAAGATAACGCAAACAAACCAGGCATGTGCCG CCTGTCCAAGTGGTCAGAAAGCAGTGAATCAGGAAGAATGTAAATT atgtGCTTTTGGATTTTCTGGTTTCAACTGTGAAGATC CATATCTCTTAATCCTGGTTGTGGTCGCCTGTGTTTTGGGTACACTATTTCTTGCCACTCTCACAGGTGCTATTGTCTTGTACACGAG GTCAAAGAAAATGACCAAATCTCCAGAAAAAATACCCGCAAATGGCAATCTGGAGTTCACTAAACCTGCAGGAATTCCCAGGATCCCACGGGTTAACCCTAATTCTGGTTGGCAACCAACCAATCTGGAGATGACAGACAGTGGAAGTAGACATGCCCTGGTGACAAAAGATCGCACAGAGACCACAGCG ATGTGGAACTATGACTACCCTGAAGACACAAGGAGCTATAAGACCCAGACACCTTCTAGAACAGGATATGCAGCCACAGGAGCTTATGATGGCTCCAGGGTCACAAGAAACCCTTACTATGATGCATATGATGACAAAATACGCAGATACTAA
- the muc13b gene encoding mucin-13b isoform X20 encodes MALIKQLLSLYLLFLLVGGNVVLTITATSAPITNVTATSAPITTVTEQNTSASTIPVTGETTSTPTTPVTETATSTPTTHVTEQDTSASTIPVTEQDTSASTIPVTEEATSAPITPATGETTSAPSTLAPGETTSAPSTPAPGGTTPAPTTLAPGPCASNSCPFGSTCQELLHNYTCVCQPGLFYNEVQKVCYLAKTFPTELKLAESFQQGMEDQNSLIFKQTADEILNALQDAFKDIDYLGSTVLSLKKGSVIADVENFFSPTSEVTADTVKKHLSEAIKKPGVLLGANVMYDNICNKGYCHDESTNCDPGSGLASCTCRDGYIKITQTNQACAACPSGQKAVNQEECKLCAFGFSGFNCEDPYLLILVVVACVLGTLFLATLTGAIVLYTRSKKMTKSPEKIPANGNLEFTKPAGIPRIPRVNPNSGWQPTNLEMTDSGSRHALVTKDRTETTAMWNYDYPEDTRSYKTQTPSRTGYAATGAYDGSRVTRNPYYDAYDDKIRRY; translated from the exons CCACATCTGCTCCCATTACAACTGTAACAG AACAAAACACATCTGCTTCCACTATACCTGTAACAG GTGAAACCACATCTACTCCCACTACACCTGTAACAG AGACAGCCACATCTACTCCCACTACACATGTAACAG AACAAGACACATCTGCTTCCACTATACCTGTAACAG AGCAAGACACATCTGCTTCCACTATACCTGTAACAG AGGAAGCCACATCTGCTCCCATTACACCTGCAACAG GTGAAACCACATCTGCTCCTTCTACACTTGCACCAG GTGAAACCACATCTGCTccttctacacctgcaccag GTGGAACCACACCTGCTCCCACTACACTTGCACCAG GTCCATGTGCCTCTAACTCTTGTCCATTTGGCAGCACTTGTCAAGAACTCCTGCATAAttacacatgtgtgtgtcaACCGGGACTGTTCTACAATGAAGTGCAGAAAGTTTGTTATCTAG CAAAGACTTTCCCAACCGAGTTAAAATTGGCAGAGAGCTTTCAGCAAGGAATGGAAGACCAgaactcattaatattcaaacaAACAGCAGATGAAATTCTTAATGCG cttCAGGATGCTTTCAAGGATATTGATTATCTTGGATCCACAGTGTTGAGTCTAAA AAAAGGCAGTGTGATAGCAGATGTAGAGAATTTCTTCAGCCCCACATCAGAGGTTACTGCAGACACTGTAAAGAAACACTTAAGTGAAGCAATTAAGAAGCCTGGGGTTTTATTAGGCGCTAATGTCATGT ATGACAACATATGCAATAAAGGATACTGTCATGATGAAAGCACAAACTGTGATCCCGGCAGTGGTCTAGCTTCATGCACATGCAGGGATGGATATATCAAGATAACGCAAACAAACCAGGCATGTGCCG CCTGTCCAAGTGGTCAGAAAGCAGTGAATCAGGAAGAATGTAAATT atgtGCTTTTGGATTTTCTGGTTTCAACTGTGAAGATC CATATCTCTTAATCCTGGTTGTGGTCGCCTGTGTTTTGGGTACACTATTTCTTGCCACTCTCACAGGTGCTATTGTCTTGTACACGAG GTCAAAGAAAATGACCAAATCTCCAGAAAAAATACCCGCAAATGGCAATCTGGAGTTCACTAAACCTGCAGGAATTCCCAGGATCCCACGGGTTAACCCTAATTCTGGTTGGCAACCAACCAATCTGGAGATGACAGACAGTGGAAGTAGACATGCCCTGGTGACAAAAGATCGCACAGAGACCACAGCG ATGTGGAACTATGACTACCCTGAAGACACAAGGAGCTATAAGACCCAGACACCTTCTAGAACAGGATATGCAGCCACAGGAGCTTATGATGGCTCCAGGGTCACAAGAAACCCTTACTATGATGCATATGATGACAAAATACGCAGATACTAA
- the muc13b gene encoding mucin-13b isoform X15, translating into MALIKQLLSLYLLFLLVGGNVVLTITATSAPITNVTATSAPITTVTATSAPITNVTEQNTSASTIPVTGETTSTPTTPVTATSTPTTHVTEQDTSASTIPVTEQDTSASTIPVTEEATSAPITPATGETTSAPSTLAPGETTSAPSTPAPGGTTPAPTTLAPGPCASNSCPFGSTCQELLHNYTCVCQPGLFYNEVQKVCYLAKTFPTELKLAESFQQGMEDQNSLIFKQTADEILNALQDAFKDIDYLGSTVLSLKKGSVIADVENFFSPTSEVTADTVKKHLSEAIKKPGVLLGANVMYDNICNKGYCHDESTNCDPGSGLASCTCRDGYIKITQTNQACAACPSGQKAVNQEECKLCAFGFSGFNCEDPYLLILVVVACVLGTLFLATLTGAIVLYTRSKKMTKSPEKIPANGNLEFTKPAGIPRIPRVNPNSGWQPTNLEMTDSGSRHALVTKDRTETTAMWNYDYPEDTRSYKTQTPSRTGYAATGAYDGSRVTRNPYYDAYDDKIRRY; encoded by the exons CCACATCTGCTCCCATTACAACTGTAACAG CCACATCTGCTCCCATTACAAATGTAACAG AACAAAACACATCTGCTTCCACTATACCTGTAACAG GTGAAACCACATCTACTCCCACTACACCTGTAACAG CCACATCTACTCCCACTACACATGTAACAG AACAAGACACATCTGCTTCCACTATACCTGTAACAG AGCAAGACACATCTGCTTCCACTATACCTGTAACAG AGGAAGCCACATCTGCTCCCATTACACCTGCAACAG GTGAAACCACATCTGCTCCTTCTACACTTGCACCAG GTGAAACCACATCTGCTccttctacacctgcaccag GTGGAACCACACCTGCTCCCACTACACTTGCACCAG GTCCATGTGCCTCTAACTCTTGTCCATTTGGCAGCACTTGTCAAGAACTCCTGCATAAttacacatgtgtgtgtcaACCGGGACTGTTCTACAATGAAGTGCAGAAAGTTTGTTATCTAG CAAAGACTTTCCCAACCGAGTTAAAATTGGCAGAGAGCTTTCAGCAAGGAATGGAAGACCAgaactcattaatattcaaacaAACAGCAGATGAAATTCTTAATGCG cttCAGGATGCTTTCAAGGATATTGATTATCTTGGATCCACAGTGTTGAGTCTAAA AAAAGGCAGTGTGATAGCAGATGTAGAGAATTTCTTCAGCCCCACATCAGAGGTTACTGCAGACACTGTAAAGAAACACTTAAGTGAAGCAATTAAGAAGCCTGGGGTTTTATTAGGCGCTAATGTCATGT ATGACAACATATGCAATAAAGGATACTGTCATGATGAAAGCACAAACTGTGATCCCGGCAGTGGTCTAGCTTCATGCACATGCAGGGATGGATATATCAAGATAACGCAAACAAACCAGGCATGTGCCG CCTGTCCAAGTGGTCAGAAAGCAGTGAATCAGGAAGAATGTAAATT atgtGCTTTTGGATTTTCTGGTTTCAACTGTGAAGATC CATATCTCTTAATCCTGGTTGTGGTCGCCTGTGTTTTGGGTACACTATTTCTTGCCACTCTCACAGGTGCTATTGTCTTGTACACGAG GTCAAAGAAAATGACCAAATCTCCAGAAAAAATACCCGCAAATGGCAATCTGGAGTTCACTAAACCTGCAGGAATTCCCAGGATCCCACGGGTTAACCCTAATTCTGGTTGGCAACCAACCAATCTGGAGATGACAGACAGTGGAAGTAGACATGCCCTGGTGACAAAAGATCGCACAGAGACCACAGCG ATGTGGAACTATGACTACCCTGAAGACACAAGGAGCTATAAGACCCAGACACCTTCTAGAACAGGATATGCAGCCACAGGAGCTTATGATGGCTCCAGGGTCACAAGAAACCCTTACTATGATGCATATGATGACAAAATACGCAGATACTAA
- the muc13b gene encoding mucin-13b isoform X5 gives MALIKQLLSLYLLFLLVGGNVVLTITATSAPITNVTATSAPITTVTATSAPITNVTATSAPITNVTATSAPITNVTEQNTSASTIPVTETATSTPTTHVTEQDTSASTIPVTEQDTSASTIPVTEEATSAPITPATGETTSAPSTLAPGETTSAPSTPAPGGTTPAPTTLAPGPCASNSCPFGSTCQELLHNYTCVCQPGLFYNEVQKVCYLAKTFPTELKLAESFQQGMEDQNSLIFKQTADEILNALQDAFKDIDYLGSTVLSLKKGSVIADVENFFSPTSEVTADTVKKHLSEAIKKPGVLLGANVMYDNICNKGYCHDESTNCDPGSGLASCTCRDGYIKITQTNQACAACPSGQKAVNQEECKLCAFGFSGFNCEDPYLLILVVVACVLGTLFLATLTGAIVLYTRSKKMTKSPEKIPANGNLEFTKPAGIPRIPRVNPNSGWQPTNLEMTDSGSRHALVTKDRTETTAMWNYDYPEDTRSYKTQTPSRTGYAATGAYDGSRVTRNPYYDAYDDKIRRY, from the exons CCACATCTGCTCCCATTACAACTGTAACAG CCACATCTGCTCCCATTACAAATGTAACAG CCACATCTGCTCCCATTACAAATGTAACAG CCACATCTGCTCCCATTACAAATGTAACAG AACAAAACACATCTGCTTCCACTATACCTGTAACAG AGACAGCCACATCTACTCCCACTACACATGTAACAG AACAAGACACATCTGCTTCCACTATACCTGTAACAG AGCAAGACACATCTGCTTCCACTATACCTGTAACAG AGGAAGCCACATCTGCTCCCATTACACCTGCAACAG GTGAAACCACATCTGCTCCTTCTACACTTGCACCAG GTGAAACCACATCTGCTccttctacacctgcaccag GTGGAACCACACCTGCTCCCACTACACTTGCACCAG GTCCATGTGCCTCTAACTCTTGTCCATTTGGCAGCACTTGTCAAGAACTCCTGCATAAttacacatgtgtgtgtcaACCGGGACTGTTCTACAATGAAGTGCAGAAAGTTTGTTATCTAG CAAAGACTTTCCCAACCGAGTTAAAATTGGCAGAGAGCTTTCAGCAAGGAATGGAAGACCAgaactcattaatattcaaacaAACAGCAGATGAAATTCTTAATGCG cttCAGGATGCTTTCAAGGATATTGATTATCTTGGATCCACAGTGTTGAGTCTAAA AAAAGGCAGTGTGATAGCAGATGTAGAGAATTTCTTCAGCCCCACATCAGAGGTTACTGCAGACACTGTAAAGAAACACTTAAGTGAAGCAATTAAGAAGCCTGGGGTTTTATTAGGCGCTAATGTCATGT ATGACAACATATGCAATAAAGGATACTGTCATGATGAAAGCACAAACTGTGATCCCGGCAGTGGTCTAGCTTCATGCACATGCAGGGATGGATATATCAAGATAACGCAAACAAACCAGGCATGTGCCG CCTGTCCAAGTGGTCAGAAAGCAGTGAATCAGGAAGAATGTAAATT atgtGCTTTTGGATTTTCTGGTTTCAACTGTGAAGATC CATATCTCTTAATCCTGGTTGTGGTCGCCTGTGTTTTGGGTACACTATTTCTTGCCACTCTCACAGGTGCTATTGTCTTGTACACGAG GTCAAAGAAAATGACCAAATCTCCAGAAAAAATACCCGCAAATGGCAATCTGGAGTTCACTAAACCTGCAGGAATTCCCAGGATCCCACGGGTTAACCCTAATTCTGGTTGGCAACCAACCAATCTGGAGATGACAGACAGTGGAAGTAGACATGCCCTGGTGACAAAAGATCGCACAGAGACCACAGCG ATGTGGAACTATGACTACCCTGAAGACACAAGGAGCTATAAGACCCAGACACCTTCTAGAACAGGATATGCAGCCACAGGAGCTTATGATGGCTCCAGGGTCACAAGAAACCCTTACTATGATGCATATGATGACAAAATACGCAGATACTAA
- the muc13b gene encoding mucin-13b isoform X3 yields MALIKQLLSLYLLFLLVGGNVVLTITATSAPITNVTATSAPITTVTATSAPITNVTATSAPITNVTEQNTSASTIPVTGETTSTPTTPVTETATSTPTTHVTEQDTSASTIPVTEQDTSASTIPVTEEATSAPITPATGETTSAPSTLAPGETTSAPSTPAPGGTTPAPTTLAPGPCASNSCPFGSTCQELLHNYTCVCQPGLFYNEVQKVCYLAKTFPTELKLAESFQQGMEDQNSLIFKQTADEILNALQDAFKDIDYLGSTVLSLKKGSVIADVENFFSPTSEVTADTVKKHLSEAIKKPGVLLGANVMYDNICNKGYCHDESTNCDPGSGLASCTCRDGYIKITQTNQACAACPSGQKAVNQEECKLCAFGFSGFNCEDPYLLILVVVACVLGTLFLATLTGAIVLYTRSKKMTKSPEKIPANGNLEFTKPAGIPRIPRVNPNSGWQPTNLEMTDSGSRHALVTKDRTETTAMWNYDYPEDTRSYKTQTPSRTGYAATGAYDGSRVTRNPYYDAYDDKIRRY; encoded by the exons CCACATCTGCTCCCATTACAACTGTAACAG CCACATCTGCTCCCATTACAAATGTAACAG CCACATCTGCTCCCATTACAAATGTAACAG AACAAAACACATCTGCTTCCACTATACCTGTAACAG GTGAAACCACATCTACTCCCACTACACCTGTAACAG AGACAGCCACATCTACTCCCACTACACATGTAACAG AACAAGACACATCTGCTTCCACTATACCTGTAACAG AGCAAGACACATCTGCTTCCACTATACCTGTAACAG AGGAAGCCACATCTGCTCCCATTACACCTGCAACAG GTGAAACCACATCTGCTCCTTCTACACTTGCACCAG GTGAAACCACATCTGCTccttctacacctgcaccag GTGGAACCACACCTGCTCCCACTACACTTGCACCAG GTCCATGTGCCTCTAACTCTTGTCCATTTGGCAGCACTTGTCAAGAACTCCTGCATAAttacacatgtgtgtgtcaACCGGGACTGTTCTACAATGAAGTGCAGAAAGTTTGTTATCTAG CAAAGACTTTCCCAACCGAGTTAAAATTGGCAGAGAGCTTTCAGCAAGGAATGGAAGACCAgaactcattaatattcaaacaAACAGCAGATGAAATTCTTAATGCG cttCAGGATGCTTTCAAGGATATTGATTATCTTGGATCCACAGTGTTGAGTCTAAA AAAAGGCAGTGTGATAGCAGATGTAGAGAATTTCTTCAGCCCCACATCAGAGGTTACTGCAGACACTGTAAAGAAACACTTAAGTGAAGCAATTAAGAAGCCTGGGGTTTTATTAGGCGCTAATGTCATGT ATGACAACATATGCAATAAAGGATACTGTCATGATGAAAGCACAAACTGTGATCCCGGCAGTGGTCTAGCTTCATGCACATGCAGGGATGGATATATCAAGATAACGCAAACAAACCAGGCATGTGCCG CCTGTCCAAGTGGTCAGAAAGCAGTGAATCAGGAAGAATGTAAATT atgtGCTTTTGGATTTTCTGGTTTCAACTGTGAAGATC CATATCTCTTAATCCTGGTTGTGGTCGCCTGTGTTTTGGGTACACTATTTCTTGCCACTCTCACAGGTGCTATTGTCTTGTACACGAG GTCAAAGAAAATGACCAAATCTCCAGAAAAAATACCCGCAAATGGCAATCTGGAGTTCACTAAACCTGCAGGAATTCCCAGGATCCCACGGGTTAACCCTAATTCTGGTTGGCAACCAACCAATCTGGAGATGACAGACAGTGGAAGTAGACATGCCCTGGTGACAAAAGATCGCACAGAGACCACAGCG ATGTGGAACTATGACTACCCTGAAGACACAAGGAGCTATAAGACCCAGACACCTTCTAGAACAGGATATGCAGCCACAGGAGCTTATGATGGCTCCAGGGTCACAAGAAACCCTTACTATGATGCATATGATGACAAAATACGCAGATACTAA